Proteins encoded together in one Ignavibacteria bacterium window:
- a CDS encoding co-chaperone GroES family protein: MEFTENKLKNLIIVGDRVLIKLKSLSDKTKTGLYLPPGVQEKEIVQTGYIMKVGPGYPLAQPADDLDESWKQNDEKVKYIPLQVKEGDLAIFLQKSSIEVVYRDEKYYIVPQSQILMVEREEF, from the coding sequence ATGGAATTTACAGAAAATAAACTTAAAAACTTAATAATAGTAGGAGACAGGGTTCTAATAAAACTTAAATCTCTTTCCGATAAGACTAAAACCGGCCTGTATTTGCCGCCCGGAGTTCAGGAAAAGGAAATCGTACAGACGGGTTATATAATGAAAGTAGGTCCCGGATACCCGCTCGCACAGCCTGCAGATGACCTCGATGAATCATGGAAACAGAACGATGAAAAAGTTAAATACATTCCGCTGCAAGTTAAAGAAGGTGACCTCGCAATCTTTCTTCAGAAAAGCTCTATTGAAGTCGTTTACAGGGATGAAAAGTATTACATAGTACCGCAAAGCCAGATTCTCATGGTGGAGCGTGAAGAGTTTTGA
- a CDS encoding NADH-quinone oxidoreductase subunit J has protein sequence MSFETIIFLVFGAAAVVSALFMVTRKNPIISAIFLILNFFTVAVIYLLLKAQFIAIIQVLVYMGAIMVLFLFVIMLLNVGKESKVTEPLSIKKITSILISILLLSVLGISFYFGFQGKQMSETAEQIGTAESLGKVLFTTYSFHVLAAGMLLLAAVVGAVVLAKKKFE, from the coding sequence ATGAGTTTCGAAACGATTATATTTCTGGTGTTTGGTGCGGCGGCTGTTGTTTCCGCACTGTTTATGGTTACACGAAAAAATCCCATCATCAGCGCTATATTTTTAATCCTGAATTTCTTCACGGTTGCGGTGATATACCTGCTTCTTAAAGCTCAGTTCATTGCTATAATTCAGGTGCTTGTGTATATGGGAGCCATAATGGTTTTGTTCCTTTTCGTTATCATGCTTTTAAATGTGGGAAAAGAGTCTAAGGTTACGGAACCTCTTTCAATTAAAAAGATTACGTCAATACTTATTTCAATACTGCTTTTAAGTGTTCTCGGGATTTCGTTTTATTTCGGGTTCCAGGGGAAGCAGATGAGTGAAACTGCGGAACAGATAGGCACCGCAGAAAGTCTTGGTAAGGTTTTATTCACAACATATTCATTCCACGTTCTTGCTGCAGGAATGCTTCTGCTTGCCGCCGTTGTAGGCGCAGTTGTTCTTGCGAAGAAAAAGTTTGAATGA
- a CDS encoding TlpA disulfide reductase family protein, translated as MKKVICLLVLTFVFVTFAKAQMYYEFTLPDLDGNDVSMQKILEKSEIVMLSFWATWCTPCKEEMKKMSELYDKYNSQGFEYVALSVDNQKSVAKVKAFITAQGYSFPVLLDTDKRVFEGYSGKDEMPYSVMLNKKKEIIAVHVGFKTGDEVIIEKEIKEGLNIK; from the coding sequence ATGAAAAAAGTAATTTGTCTTTTAGTTTTAACATTTGTTTTTGTAACATTTGCAAAGGCACAGATGTACTATGAATTCACTCTTCCCGATCTTGATGGAAACGACGTAAGCATGCAAAAGATTCTTGAGAAATCAGAAATCGTAATGCTGAGTTTTTGGGCAACCTGGTGTACGCCATGCAAAGAAGAAATGAAGAAGATGTCGGAGCTGTACGATAAGTATAATTCACAGGGTTTCGAGTATGTTGCTCTTAGTGTTGACAATCAGAAATCAGTGGCGAAAGTAAAAGCATTTATAACAGCGCAGGGTTATTCTTTCCCCGTTTTGCTTGATACAGATAAGCGTGTTTTTGAAGGGTACAGCGGTAAGGATGAAATGCCCTATTCTGTTATGCTGAATAAAAAGAAGGAAATCATTGCCGTGCATGTCGGATTTAAGACGGGCGATGAGGTCATTATAGAAAAGGAAATAAAAGAGGGTCTGAATATTAAATAA
- a CDS encoding potassium/proton antiporter produces MSLTTENVLLVGSILLIISVLAGKTSYKFGVPVLIFFLAIGMLAGSEGIGGIYFDNPKVAQFIGIIALNFILFSGGFETDMKSIKPVMWKGIVLSTFGVLITAFAVGLFVWYFLGFTIYEGLLLGSIISSTDSAAVFSILRSKSLALKHNLRPLLELESGSNDPMAYVLTIVFTGLVIHPETTLLSSIPMFIQQLVLGTAMGLGLGYASKQVINKIKLDYEGLYIVLVIALMFFIFASTDYIGGNGFLAVYLSAVYLGNQELIHKKKLLKSFDGFAWMMQIVLFVTLGLLVYPSHVVPIIGTGLIVSAVLILFARPLSVFITLLPFQITTRMKMYISWVGLRGAVPIVFATYPLIAGVDKAGLFFNIVFFISVSSVLIQGTTLHVVGKWLHLTLPESVKPRTIVDMERFESIKSYLHEIIIPANSLVVGKEIVEIGFPKTALISFIRRNSKFFSPGGSTVIEAGDKLFVLAESNESIKEVYKCLDVEEN; encoded by the coding sequence ATGAGTTTAACAACGGAAAATGTTTTACTCGTAGGATCAATTCTGTTGATTATTTCCGTACTTGCGGGTAAGACTTCATATAAATTCGGAGTTCCGGTGCTTATATTCTTCCTTGCGATAGGCATGCTTGCAGGGTCGGAAGGAATTGGGGGTATTTATTTTGATAATCCAAAAGTTGCACAGTTTATAGGAATAATAGCATTAAACTTTATACTTTTCTCCGGCGGGTTCGAGACTGATATGAAATCTATTAAACCGGTGATGTGGAAAGGAATCGTTCTTTCAACTTTTGGAGTTCTTATAACCGCTTTTGCTGTCGGTTTATTCGTCTGGTATTTTCTCGGGTTTACTATTTATGAGGGATTACTTCTTGGTTCTATAATATCTTCGACAGACTCAGCCGCAGTTTTTTCAATACTGCGTTCAAAAAGTCTTGCGCTTAAACATAACCTCCGTCCGTTGCTTGAACTCGAAAGCGGAAGCAACGACCCTATGGCTTACGTACTTACTATAGTCTTTACGGGTCTCGTTATACATCCTGAAACAACTTTGCTAAGTTCGATACCGATGTTTATTCAGCAGCTTGTTCTCGGCACCGCTATGGGGCTGGGGCTTGGTTATGCAAGCAAACAGGTTATTAATAAAATTAAACTCGACTATGAGGGTTTGTATATCGTTCTTGTTATTGCTCTAATGTTCTTTATTTTTGCTTCAACTGATTATATTGGCGGTAACGGTTTCCTCGCTGTTTATCTATCCGCTGTTTATCTTGGAAATCAAGAATTGATTCACAAGAAAAAATTACTCAAGTCGTTTGATGGTTTTGCATGGATGATGCAGATTGTTCTTTTCGTTACGCTCGGACTGCTTGTTTACCCGAGCCACGTAGTTCCTATAATAGGAACAGGACTTATAGTTTCAGCTGTGTTGATTTTATTCGCCAGACCATTGAGCGTATTTATAACATTGTTGCCGTTTCAAATTACTACGAGAATGAAGATGTATATTTCATGGGTAGGACTTAGGGGTGCTGTACCTATTGTGTTTGCAACTTACCCTCTAATTGCAGGAGTCGATAAAGCTGGGCTCTTCTTTAATATAGTGTTTTTTATTTCAGTATCTTCTGTTCTTATTCAGGGAACAACTCTTCATGTTGTTGGGAAATGGCTGCATCTTACACTGCCCGAATCCGTGAAACCACGTACAATAGTCGATATGGAAAGGTTTGAGAGTATTAAATCATATCTGCACGAGATAATAATCCCTGCAAATTCATTAGTAGTGGGTAAAGAAATTGTAGAGATTGGATTTCCGAAAACCGCACTTATTTCATTCATAAGAAGAAACAGCAAGTTCTTTTCCCCGGGCGGCTCAACGGTTATTGAAGCCGGAGATAAACTTTTTGTACTCGCTGAAAGTAATGAGAGTATAAAAGAAGTTTATAAGTGTCTGGACGTGGAGGAGAATTAG
- a CDS encoding glycoside hydrolase family 2 protein, producing the protein MIRLYTYILVIIIMSSMNSYSQLKRIPFTNWAFRNAKDLQYMPAGVPGTVHTDLLANGKIEDPFYRDNEKKVQWIEKEDWVYRTEFEFDVINDETRIDLVFKGLDTYAQVIINGNNILSTDNMFTEYRISNFHQYLVKGTNVLEVVFRSPLAIDESLAKTFFENTGVPNLPVSERVFTRKAAYHYGWDWSPRFITCGIWRDVYMEIYNKARLNNVLINQSLSDDLSNVILDFKTNIYSETDNIYQIEIINKNDNTVNKYQSGDDKTITIEKPRLWWSNGLGEQYMYNFEVRLKYADEVLDSKSIRAGIRKIELIQEEDSYGKSFYFKLNGLPVFMKGANFIPADNFLPRVTKEKYRQLIKLAKESNMNMLRVWGGGVYEDDEFYNQCDENGILVWQDFTFACAMYPWDNDFLGKVEAEAEYNIKRLSNHPSLALWCGNNENDEGWQNWGWQNSYNDDQKNIIWNGYKKVFHELLPSLVKNYSNGTSYVTTSPQYGWGRKESMTHGDSHYWGIWWGMSKFDTLEKKVPRFMSEYGFQSFPDTSTINKFTEPKDRYLFSDVLKAHQRHPTGYEILSKYMKMYDISTDDYQQYIRNTQELQELCLITAIEAQRLAKPYCMGTLLWQFNDCNPVVSWSVIDYYGIPKPSLNIVKELYAETILIPKEENGKLNLYIVSDKQTEQYASLLIINSDEDILDSIDVKIPANSSAKYYEYDAANSYYRDVEFMLVFKDGTEISSIRNRK; encoded by the coding sequence TTGATAAGACTTTATACATATATACTTGTTATTATTATTATGAGCAGTATGAATTCATATTCGCAACTAAAAAGAATTCCCTTTACTAACTGGGCATTCAGGAACGCAAAGGATTTGCAGTATATGCCCGCCGGCGTCCCAGGTACAGTTCATACAGACCTTCTTGCAAACGGAAAAATCGAAGACCCCTTTTACCGCGACAATGAAAAGAAAGTGCAATGGATAGAAAAAGAAGATTGGGTTTATAGAACAGAATTTGAATTCGATGTTATAAACGATGAAACCCGCATAGACCTTGTCTTCAAAGGGCTTGATACTTACGCACAGGTTATCATAAACGGTAACAACATCTTGAGCACGGATAACATGTTCACTGAGTATCGGATTAGCAATTTCCATCAGTATCTTGTAAAAGGCACAAACGTTCTTGAAGTTGTTTTCCGTTCTCCGCTCGCAATTGATGAAAGTCTTGCAAAAACATTCTTTGAGAATACAGGAGTTCCAAATCTGCCTGTCAGCGAAAGAGTATTTACACGCAAAGCGGCTTACCACTACGGCTGGGACTGGTCGCCGCGTTTTATTACATGCGGTATCTGGCGCGATGTATATATGGAGATATATAATAAAGCCAGATTAAATAATGTTTTAATAAATCAATCTTTAAGCGACGACTTAAGCAATGTAATTCTTGATTTTAAAACTAATATATATTCCGAAACAGACAATATCTATCAGATTGAAATTATAAATAAGAATGACAACACTGTTAACAAATATCAATCCGGCGATGATAAAACAATAACAATAGAAAAACCAAGACTATGGTGGAGCAATGGACTCGGTGAACAATACATGTATAACTTTGAAGTAAGGCTGAAATATGCAGATGAAGTACTTGATTCAAAAAGTATTAGAGCCGGAATAAGAAAGATTGAACTAATTCAGGAAGAAGATTCTTACGGCAAATCATTTTATTTTAAACTAAACGGCCTACCTGTATTCATGAAGGGCGCTAACTTCATCCCTGCCGATAACTTTCTTCCGCGTGTAACCAAAGAAAAGTACAGGCAGTTGATTAAACTCGCAAAAGAATCTAACATGAATATGCTTCGTGTCTGGGGAGGGGGAGTATATGAAGATGATGAGTTTTACAATCAGTGCGATGAAAACGGTATTCTCGTCTGGCAGGATTTCACGTTTGCATGTGCGATGTATCCGTGGGATAACGACTTCCTCGGAAAAGTAGAAGCAGAAGCTGAGTATAATATAAAGCGTCTAAGCAATCATCCCTCGCTTGCTTTATGGTGCGGTAATAATGAAAACGACGAGGGCTGGCAAAACTGGGGTTGGCAGAACTCTTATAACGATGACCAGAAAAATATAATATGGAATGGCTATAAGAAAGTATTTCATGAACTACTTCCGTCACTGGTTAAGAATTATTCCAACGGAACATCTTATGTGACTACTTCTCCTCAGTACGGCTGGGGCAGAAAAGAAAGCATGACTCATGGAGATTCTCACTACTGGGGCATCTGGTGGGGCATGTCAAAATTCGATACACTCGAAAAGAAAGTACCGCGGTTCATGAGCGAATACGGATTTCAGAGCTTTCCCGATACTTCAACAATAAACAAATTTACGGAACCAAAGGACAGATACTTATTCTCAGACGTATTAAAAGCTCATCAGAGGCATCCGACAGGCTATGAAATTCTATCAAAGTACATGAAGATGTATGATATCAGCACAGATGATTATCAACAGTATATACGGAACACGCAGGAGCTTCAGGAACTTTGTCTGATTACTGCAATCGAAGCACAGCGTCTTGCAAAACCTTACTGCATGGGAACACTTCTATGGCAGTTCAACGATTGCAATCCCGTCGTTTCATGGTCTGTAATTGATTACTACGGTATCCCTAAGCCGTCATTGAACATCGTGAAAGAACTTTACGCCGAAACTATACTGATTCCAAAGGAAGAAAACGGAAAGTTAAATCTGTATATTGTTTCTGATAAGCAGACGGAACAATACGCATCGCTTCTCATCATAAACTCTGACGAAGATATACTCGATTCTATTGATGTGAAGATCCCCGCAAACTCATCCGCAAAATACTATGAGTATGATGCTGCAAATTCTTACTACAGAGATGTAGAGTTTATGCTTGTCTTTAAAGACGGCACAGAAATATCAAGTATTAGAAACAGAAAATAA
- the nuoH gene encoding NADH-quinone oxidoreductase subunit NuoH, whose protein sequence is MSEWLIDIIITVLKILVVEITLLTAVAYTVYAERRVSAFTQNRIGPNRVGYKGLLQPLADAIKLILKEDIVPAKANKFVHSLAPAISMFVALSTFAVIPFGDKILIAGREIKLQIADVNIGILYILALLSLGVYGITLSGWSSNNKYSLLGGLRASAQMISYELSMGLAVLGVILINGSLQLDTIVENQYGWKWNIILQPIGFIIFLVASFAETNRTPFDLPEAEQELVGGYHTEYSSMKFALFFLAEYASVVVSSAVIATLYLGGWQVPYLQTLGLPDILVSILQVLAFVLKVVFMVFVFIWVRWTIPRFRYDQLMNLGWKVMLPLAIANLVITALVLTFYKLNL, encoded by the coding sequence ATGTCCGAATGGTTGATTGATATAATTATTACTGTATTAAAGATTTTAGTTGTGGAGATAACGTTGCTTACTGCTGTTGCGTACACTGTTTATGCCGAAAGAAGAGTTTCCGCGTTTACTCAAAACCGTATAGGTCCGAACAGGGTAGGTTATAAAGGTCTTTTACAGCCTTTAGCAGACGCGATAAAGCTGATACTTAAAGAGGATATTGTCCCTGCAAAAGCAAATAAGTTTGTGCATTCTCTTGCTCCTGCAATTTCAATGTTTGTGGCGCTTTCGACTTTTGCTGTAATTCCATTCGGTGATAAGATTCTAATTGCGGGCAGAGAGATTAAGCTTCAGATTGCAGACGTTAACATCGGCATTCTCTACATTCTTGCGCTGCTCTCTCTCGGCGTTTATGGGATTACACTCAGTGGCTGGTCTTCTAATAATAAGTATTCACTTCTCGGCGGACTGCGTGCGTCGGCACAGATGATAAGCTATGAACTTTCGATGGGACTTGCCGTGCTTGGTGTTATACTTATAAACGGCTCGTTACAGCTGGATACAATAGTTGAAAATCAGTACGGGTGGAAATGGAATATAATTCTTCAGCCGATTGGTTTTATTATTTTTCTTGTTGCATCTTTCGCTGAAACAAACCGCACTCCCTTCGACCTTCCCGAGGCTGAGCAGGAGCTTGTGGGCGGATACCATACAGAATATTCAAGTATGAAGTTTGCTCTTTTCTTTCTTGCTGAATATGCGTCTGTTGTTGTTTCTTCTGCCGTAATCGCAACGCTATATCTCGGCGGCTGGCAGGTGCCTTATTTACAGACATTAGGACTGCCTGATATTCTGGTGAGTATTCTTCAGGTGCTTGCGTTTGTACTGAAGGTTGTGTTTATGGTGTTCGTGTTTATATGGGTTAGATGGACTATACCAAGGTTCAGGTATGACCAGCTAATGAATCTCGGATGGAAGGTTATGCTTCCACTCGCTATTGCCAATCTGGTAATAACGGCTCTTGTACTGACATTTTATAAACTTAATTTATAA